From a region of the Mercurialis annua linkage group LG1-X, ddMerAnnu1.2, whole genome shotgun sequence genome:
- the LOC126676971 gene encoding uncharacterized protein LOC126676971: protein MRDIVSCFSENAIQISNPSCSSYSNNICISPNLIPSIQNAVTCLYKIILSTQKQLLITVTWCKNNTIQGLNINFGTDPSTSFKLNTNTGLFRKKKGSKIVVELENSKIEVFWDLSSAKYDVGPAPVDGFYVLVIVDSEIGLVLGDIGGETISKKLKISTPAAKTSLISRKEHCSGNTLYATKAQFCDTGIQHEILIKCSGENEGLKYPVLSVCIDKKTVIRVKRLQWNFRGNQTIFVDGLLVDLMWDVHDWFYNSDSSGSAVFMFRTRSGMDSRLWLEEKLTQKDQERVEFSLLIYACKSP, encoded by the coding sequence atgagagATATAGTTTCTTGTTTTAGTGAAAATGCAATACAAATATCTAACCCTTCTTGTTCTAGCTATTCAAATAATATTTGCATATCTCCAAATTTAATCCCATCAATTCAAAATGCAGTTACTTGTTTATATAAAATCATTCTCTCAACTCAGAAACAGCTCTTGATTACTGTTACTTGGTGCAAAAACAACACAATTCAAGGACTTAACATAAATTTTGGTACTGATCCTTCAACTTCTTTCAAACTCAACACCAACACAGGCTTATTCAGGAAGAAGAAAGGTAGCAAAATCGTTGTCGAATTGGAAAATTCGAAGATTGAAGTCTTTTGGGATCTTTCTTCTGCTAAATATGACGTCGGACCTGCGCCTGTAGACGGGTTCTATGTTTTGGTCATCGTTGATTCAGAAATAGGTCTTGTTCTCGGAGATATTGGAGGTGAAACTATAAGCAAGAAGCTTAAAATTAGCACTCCGGCGGCGAAAACGAGTCTTATTTCCCGGAAAGAACATTGTTCGGGTAATACTTTATATGCCACGAAAGCACAGTTTTGTGATACGGGAATTCAACACGAGATTTTGATAAAGTGCAGCGGAGAAAATGAAGGGCTAAAGTATCCGGTTTTATCAGTATGCATTGATAAGAAGACGGTGATTCGTGTTAAGAGACTGCAATGGAATTTTCGAGGGAATCAAACGATTTTTGTTGATGGTTTGCTTGTTGATCTTATGTGGGATGTTCATGACTGGTTTTACAATTCCGATTCTTCTGGTTCAGCCGTGTTCATGTTCAGGACGAGAAGCGGAATGGATAGCAGATTATGGTTAGAAGAGAAATTGACGCAGAAAGATCAAGAAAGAGTTGAATTCTCTCTATTGATTTATGCCTGTAAGAGTCCTTGA